The genomic DNA CGATTTTGCCGTGGTGCGTCCGCAATTCTTTGCTGAACGGCCGGCCGACGCTGATCTCCTCGGTGGGCGGCGTCACCTTTTATGTTTGCAACAATGAAAAGGCGCCCTTGATTCGCTCCTCCAGCCTGTTCTTTGAGAAACCGATTGGCAAGGAAGAGCATTATTATTATGAAACCTTGCTGCCTGAGCTTGACGGCTTGAGCGAAACCGAAAAGCACGAAACAGCCACACGCATGGCCTTTGAGTACATGCTGGCCAATCCCGGCGCCACGCTCATTCGCATGCTCGGCCGCTTGGTTGATTTCTGGGGACAGGAGCGTCTGGTCATCAATCATGTGTTATCCGGTTACTATGGCAACGTTTCGGCAGCTGTGCTGGTGGTGATCATCACGGTCGTGTTTGCGGGGTACAGCATGACGATTTTCGGCGCGTGTTTTAATTGTTTTTTTGCCAAATGGCGCGCCCCGGAGGTGTTCGGCTTGTTGTTTATTGCGTATTACACGATGATGCATTTGCTGGTCTTTGCGCATCCGCGCTATCACATGCCGCTGCTGCCGATCATTGTGGTCATGGCGGCTCGCGCCTTCGCCGCCCGCGCCGAGATCATGCAAAAATGGAAAACCTGGCAATTTGCCGGCGCGACCACTCTCGCAGCGGGCTTTGTCATTATTTGGATCATCGGCCTGTTTATCTTTGATGCCGAATATGTCAAGATGCTCGTGCAACGTTTATAGATTAATTTTGGCTGCAGGGGCGGGGCGCTTCGGGAGAATTTGACACGGAGAGGTTATTTTCATGCGCGCCAACGAATATTCGGCAATGTTTCAGGCCGAAAGCGAGCATTGCTGGTATAAAAGCCTTCGGGATGAAGTCGCGGAGTGCATCGCGCTTCATGCCAAGGAAAAACCGGCAGCCGCTGAAATCAAGCTGCTTGACGTCGGCTGCGGCACCGGCGGCATGATGCTGCGCTTGCAAGAGCAATTCAAACAAATCAACGGCTGTGGGATGGATTTTTACGAGCTGCCTTTGCAATTTGCAAAAAAAGTTACTCGGTGGCCTTTAGTTCAAGCCGACGCCAAGCAATTGCCCTTTCAGCCTGGCTCGTTCGATATCATTCTGTGCCTGGATGTTCTTTATACCCGCGAGGTTTTTCCGGCGCTTGACGCGGTGCTCGGCGACACCCGGCGGCTTCTCGCCCCCGGCGGCATGCTCATTTTACAAGTACCGGCGTTCAAAGCGCTCTACAGCCAGCATGATGTCAACGTACACGGCGCGCACCGGTTTACCGCCAGGGAAATCCGCGAGGCTTTGCAACGCGCCGGCTTCAGCCGCATCAATGTGTATTATCGTTATAATCTTTTTCTCGGCCTGGCGTTTATTCTCAGAAAAATTATTAAAAGAAGCGACACGTCCAGCCACGTTGTGCCGCCGCCGGCGCTGATCAATTTTTTGTTCTATAAGTATTTGAAGCTTGAAAGCAGCGTCAACAAGCTTCTCAAATTTCCTTTTGGTTTGTCGGTGTTCGCCAACGCCTATCGCTGCGCTTTGACCCTGCTGGCGGAAGATTGGCCGGTCTTTTTAATTTTTTAAACCACAACAAATTTTCCCGGAGCATCGTGCGTGACACCTCACAATGTCAAGAATGATCTCGGCGAGCTGCAAAAAAAACTCGTCAAACAGATCAAAATCCTCGAGATCGAAAGAAATCTCGCCGGGCGCCGCGGTTTTTGGAAAGGCCTGCTCGCCGGGTTCGCCGGCGTGATCCTGCTCTGCGGCTTGATGGGTTTTCTCGCCTTGCAAAATCCGGCGGCCACCCTCGAGTTCGTCGCCGAAAATTTTCTCATGGATTACATGGAAAGCATCTTCGCCGGCTTTCCGGATGCTTACATGACCAACAACCGCGACCGCGTCATCCAAACGCTCGACGATTTCACCAACGCCATGCAGTACAATCAAGTCAGCCGCGACGACTTCCGCAACATCTCCCGGCAAATTTTTTCCACGTTGCAGGATCGTCGCATCACCTATCAGGAAATGGACGCCATTTTACAGAGCCTGGAGCAAGCCGCCAAGGCGCCTGAGTAATATATTTGAGCGAGGAAGATTTTGGAGAGTTCAAAAATACTCAAAATTTTAGCCGTATTTTTTTTCGGCCTGTCGGTGGGAGGTTTTGGCGCCGTCACCGTCGTGCGCGAGGCCATTCCGCTGAAAAATCACGCCTGGATGATCGCCGTCACCCTCGCCTGCACCATCCCGATTTTGGCCGGCTTGGTCGTGTGGTATCTGCGCGTGGTCAAAACCTGCCGCCAGTTGCTCGGCCCCAAAGGCGGCGAAATGATCAACTCGATTTTGACGTTTCAACTGGTCAGCAACGCCCTGCTGATTATGATCCTGATGAGCATCTTTTTTGCCGCCATCGTCTAACAGGCGTTTCGAAAATTTGAATCAGCATGAGCCTGCGTTCATTAAAAAAACAGATTCACCCTTTTATCCGTTATTGCGTGATCGGCACCCTGGTCACGCTCATCGATCTGCTGGCGGTTTATGTTTTGCGCGAGCTCGCCCACACCCGGCTGCTGTGGGCCGTTTTTTGGGCTTTTGTTTTGGCCAACACGGTCAGTTTCTTTTTGAACAAATACTGGACGTTCAAAAATTACGGGGTGAATCTCGTCCGGCAATACACCAAGTTCCTGATCGTCTCGGTCCTTGGTTTGGCGCTAACCATTTTTATGATGTGGCTGCTGGCC from candidate division KSB1 bacterium includes the following:
- a CDS encoding glycosyltransferase family 39 protein; this translates as MLHVVTPLTEPPAVNVSEPTAVKPASRHYLMALLAAALMIRLVVLGLAAKKGVYYPDEVEYIELAKNLAAHNEFSYKGQLTSFRPPGFAFILSLTFRLFGEAFLIPARLVNILFGLATVGVVYRLGKDGWGERVGLIAAAIFAFYPTLIGYTNILLTETSCIFFVALFCWTLLRCLQQPHWGWALASGAALGIGALIRDTLFYAGPVVTIFLAAHAWRVRSFHFKYVGVFAAGFLLAILPWCVRNSLLNGRPTLISSVGGVTFYVCNNEKAPLIRSSSLFFEKPIGKEEHYYYETLLPELDGLSETEKHETATRMAFEYMLANPGATLIRMLGRLVDFWGQERLVINHVLSGYYGNVSAAVLVVIITVVFAGYSMTIFGACFNCFFAKWRAPEVFGLLFIAYYTMMHLLVFAHPRYHMPLLPIIVVMAARAFAARAEIMQKWKTWQFAGATTLAAGFVIIWIIGLFIFDAEYVKMLVQRL
- a CDS encoding class I SAM-dependent methyltransferase, producing MRANEYSAMFQAESEHCWYKSLRDEVAECIALHAKEKPAAAEIKLLDVGCGTGGMMLRLQEQFKQINGCGMDFYELPLQFAKKVTRWPLVQADAKQLPFQPGSFDIILCLDVLYTREVFPALDAVLGDTRRLLAPGGMLILQVPAFKALYSQHDVNVHGAHRFTAREIREALQRAGFSRINVYYRYNLFLGLAFILRKIIKRSDTSSHVVPPPALINFLFYKYLKLESSVNKLLKFPFGLSVFANAYRCALTLLAEDWPVFLIF